One Brassica napus cultivar Da-Ae chromosome A1, Da-Ae, whole genome shotgun sequence genomic region harbors:
- the LOC106365555 gene encoding HEAT repeat-containing protein 6 isoform X2 produces the protein MFTAGKWRTAFLSLRDEISTTPQPPVPQLLQDLIFSHSDSLLSAVSLLPPHELTSDCLFLLDLVSKADGPVWIPVSLHTFQLIHDVCARVLLQQNSSSWPLLLHSFASVLEFLLRQPMPSPSSTAYYSRIEPVIQSFETLRRLAALYQRNSSHPENIHLVKFVLRIIPFLHHDLVASYGCSNQDPAGKKLLSLWDAMALAFDMFGGAFSVSGSLFPNDVCQSTLEVLRKVMDVLASKGQLVEDRSMWRFYSCLLDCVHVVLTNIKCPVSDHVSSFIAALRMFFGFGLNGPPQFSHPDVVRKDNQLNVKLSPLRSGVSKNANDTPYRPPHLRKRDDLNSKLPESCDWRRLSAQDSASSDVILSDSDFSDSDGSIRDSYGAQSSKVRIAAIVCIQDLCQADSKSFTTQWMTLVPTNDVLKPRKLEATLMTCLLFDPHLKVRIASASALSTMMDGASSIFLQVAEYKESSKYGSFTPLSNSLGLVLMQLHTGILHLIHRDNHGRLLIQLFKFLLLLISSTPYSRMPGELLPKVIMSLHARINEGFPFKNDQTGLLVAAIGCLTAAFSTFPPQMNVHSMLLDEASAGFDGSERKSGVIFTLFRFAEQYSDASTCIEALQVLRAMALNYPTIVSACWERVSVLVYKLLQFAVVEDPAKTWKASVKEPVGYVGDKILTAAIKVLDGCLRAISGFKGNEDLHFDRIIDTPFTSDCIRSIRISSAPSYGFENSEIAQEQFSQAGCYQWSEAIRKHIVLVLHSGSAVVRSTVVTCFAGITSSVFVSFSQQERDFVTSSIINAALHDKSPSVRSAACRAIGVVSCFPETSLSIGIYEKFILAVEANTRDPLISVRVTASWALANVCEALRYRVNYTSVEGSNTTSQVVDSLIEYALRLTEDGDKVKANAVRALGSISKYVKLRCMTSNAVDSSWLERTVQAFLSCVTTGNVKVQWNVCHALSNLFSNETVKLQDMDWTPSVFSILLLLLRDASNFKIRIQAAAALAVPVTPLAYGRSFPDVVKGVWHTLQNLNSDRETTPTNFKYKKSLENQLTSTMLHLLSLVSSGRCEALTDFLLKKASLLEEWLRGLCVTLKEEDNASGSGSTSTSGEKQKKELISRAIRSLARSLEAGHNPEMALKLQELDSNVN, from the exons ATGTTCACGGCGGGAAAGTGGAGGACAGCGTTTCTCTCTCTCAGGGACGAAATCTCAACCACTCCACAGCCACCTGTTCCTCAGTTGCTTCAGGATCTAATCTTCTCTCACTCCGATTCCCTTCTCTCCGCCGTCTCTCTCCTCCCACCGCACGAGCTCACTTCTGACTGCTTGTTCCTTCTCGATTTGGTTTCCAAAGCTGATGGTCCCGTCTGGATCCCTGTCTCTCTTCATACTTTCCAGCTG ATACACGATGTTTGTGCTCGTGTACTTCTGCAACAAAACTCATCGTCGTGGCCGCTCCTTCTTCACTCTTTTGCTAGTGTCTTGGAGTTTCTTCTGCGCCAACCAATGCCTTCACCCTCTTCCACTGCATATTACTCCAGAATCGAACCTGTGATCCAATCTTTCGAGACTCTAAG ACGTTTGGCCGCTCTGTACCAGAGAAATAGCTCCCATCCGGAGAATATTCACCTTGTCAAGTTTGTCCTGCGCATTATTCCGTTCCTACACCATGATTTAGTTGCATCTTATGGTTGCTCAAATCAAGACCCTGCTGGGAAGAAATTGCTGAGTCTATGGGATGCCATGGCTCTTGCCTTTGACATGTTTGGTGGGGCCTTTTCTGTGTCTGGGTCTTTGTTTCCTAATGACGTCTGCCAATCCACGCTGGAG GTTCTAAGGAAAGTAATGGACGTCTTAGCATCCAAGGGCCAGCTTGTCGAAGATCGATCTATGTGGCG CTTCTATTCATGCCTTCTTGACTGTGTGCACGTGGTCCTTACAAATATCAAATGTCCGGTTTCTGATCAT GTCTCAAGTTTCATAGCAGCATTGAGaatgtttttcggttttggacTTAATGGCCCACCTCAGTTCTCTCATCCTGATGTTGTTCGCAAGGATAATCAGTTAAATGTCAAGCTTTCCCCATTGAGATCTGGAGTAAGTAAGAACGCCAATGATACTCCTTATAGGCCACCCCACTTGCGCAAGAGGGATGATTTGAATTCTAAGCTTCCAGAGTCTTGCGACTGGCGACGCCTGTCTGCTCAGGATTCTGCTAGTTCTGATGTTATATTATCAGATTCTGATTTTAGTGACAGTGACGGATCCATTAGGGATTCTTATGGCGCCCAAAGCTCTAAGGTCAGGATAGCTGCGATTGTTTGCATACAG GATCTTTGCCAAGCTGATTCAAAGTCATTTACCACTCAGTGGATGACACTCGTGCCAACCAATGATGTACTAAAGCCAAG GAAGCTTGAAGCTACTCTTATGACCTGCTTGCTTTTTGATCCTCATTTGAAG GTAAGGATAGCATCTGCGTCAGCTCTTTCCACCATGATGGATGGGGCTTCATCTATTTTCCTTCAAGTAGCAGAGTACAAGGAATCCTCTAAGTATGGATCGTTCACGCCCCTCTCAAATTCCCTTGGTCTGGTATTAATGCAACTCCACACAG GCATTCTACATTTGATTCACCGTGATAACCATGGTAGATTGTTGATTCAGCTGTTCAAGTTTCTCTTGCTGCTGATATCGAGCACACC TTACTCGAGAATGCCAGGAGAATTGCTGCCAAAAGTTATAATGTCTCTGCACGCTAGGATTAATGAGGGATTTCCCTTCAAAAATGATCAAACTGGTCTCCTG GTTGCCGCAATAGGATGCCTGACAGCTGCATTCTCTACCTTTCCTCCTCAGATGAATGTACATAGTATGCTTTTGGATGAGGCATCAGCAG GATTCGACGGAAGTGAAAGGAAGTCAGGagttatttttactttatttcgTTTTGCTGAGCAATATTCTGATGCATCTACATGCATTGAGGCTCTTCAG GTCCTCCGAGCTATGGCTCTCAATTACCCAACAATAGTGTCAGCGTGTTGGGAACGGGTCTCTGTCCTCGTGTATAAACTTTTGCagtttgctgttgttgaagatCCTGCAAAGACATGGAAGGCTTCAGTTAAAGAGCCTGTTGGATATGTTGGGGATAAAATTCTCACAGCTGCTATTAAG GTTTTGGATGGATGCCTTCGCGCAATATCTGGATTTAAGGGAAATGAGGATCTTCATTTTGATAGAATAATTGATACACCTTTTACATCTGACTGCATAAGGTCGATAAGAATTTCATCTGCACCATCATATGGATTTGAGAATTCCGAAATTGCTCAAGAGCAATTCTCTCAGGCAGGATGTTACCAATGGTCTGAGGCTATTCGTAAACATATTGTTCTGGTGTTACACAGTGGTTCTGCGGTG GTGAGGAGCACTGTGGTCACTTGCTTTGCTGGTATTACGTCATCCGTATTTGTCTCTTTCAGTCAGCAGGAAAGGGACTTTGTTACTTCATCAATT ATAAACGCTGCATTGCATGACAAATCACCTTCAGTCAGATCAGCAGCCTGCCGAGCTATTGGTGTAGTTTCATGTTTTCCAGAAACTTCTTTAAG TATTGGGATATATGAAAAGTTTATCCTGGCTGTTGAAGCGAATACCCGCGATCCCTTGATTTCG GTGCGTGTAACAGCATCCTGGGCTTTGGCCAATGTATGCGAAGCTCTACGTTACCGTGTCAATTATACGTCCGTTGAAG GATCAAATACAACTTCACAAGTCGTGGACTCGCTAATAGAATATGCCTTGCGCCTTACTGAGGATGGGGACAAG GTCAAAGCCAATGCAGTTCGAGCACTGGGGAGTATTTCTAAATATGTAAAATTGAGATGCATGACAAGTAATGCGGTAGATTCAAGCTGGTTGGAGAGAACCGTGCAAGCATTTCTTTCCTGTGTTACTACTGGTAATGTTAAG GTTCAATGGAATGTTTGTCATGCCTTAAGCAATTTATTCTCCAACGAGACAGTGAAACTACAAGATATGGATTG gaCTCCAAGTGTTTTTAGCATTCTACTATTGCTGCTTCGTGATGCATCGAACTTTAAGATAAGAATACAAGCTGCTGCCGCTTTAGCTGTTCCTGTAACCCCACTTG CTTATGGGAGATCATTCCCTGATGTTGTCAAAGGTGTGTGGCATACTTTACAGAATCTCAATTCCGACAGAGAGACGACTCCaacaaatttcaaatataaGAAATCACTTGAGAATCAG TTAACCTCGACCATGCTGCATCTCCTTAGCTTAGTTTCAAGCGGTCGTTGTGAAGCGTTGACAGATTTTCTTCTAAAA AAAGCCTCTTTGCTAGAGGAGTGGTTAAGAGGATTGTGTGTGACACTGAAGGAGGAAGACAATGCATCTGGATCAGGCAGCACGAGCACTTCTGGTGAGAAGCAGAAAAAAGAGTTGATCTCTAGAGCTATACGGTCACTTGCCAGAAGCCTAGAGGCTGGACATAACCCGGAAATGGCTCTAAAGTTGCAAGAGTTAGATAGCAACGTGAACTGA
- the LOC106365555 gene encoding HEAT repeat-containing protein 6 isoform X1, whose amino-acid sequence MFTAGKWRTAFLSLRDEISTTPQPPVPQLLQDLIFSHSDSLLSAVSLLPPHELTSDCLFLLDLVSKADGPVWIPVSLHTFQLIHDVCARVLLQQNSSSWPLLLHSFASVLEFLLRQPMPSPSSTAYYSRIEPVIQSFETLRRLAALYQRNSSHPENIHLVKFVLRIIPFLHHDLVASYGCSNQDPAGKKLLSLWDAMALAFDMFGGAFSVSGSLFPNDVCQSTLEVLRKVMDVLASKGQLVEDRSMWRFYSCLLDCVHVVLTNIKCPVSDHVSSFIAALRMFFGFGLNGPPQFSHPDVVRKDNQLNVKLSPLRSGVSKNANDTPYRPPHLRKRDDLNSKLPESCDWRRLSAQDSASSDVILSDSDFSDSDGSIRDSYGAQSSKVRIAAIVCIQDLCQADSKSFTTQWMTLVPTNDVLKPRKLEATLMTCLLFDPHLKVRIASASALSTMMDGASSIFLQVAEYKESSKYGSFTPLSNSLGLVLMQLHTGILHLIHRDNHGRLLIQLFKFLLLLISSTPYSRMPGELLPKVIMSLHARINEGFPFKNDQTGLLVAAIGCLTAAFSTFPPQMNVHSMLLDEASAGFDGSERKSGVIFTLFRFAEQYSDASTCIEALQVLRAMALNYPTIVSACWERVSVLVYKLLQFAVVEDPAKTWKASVKEPVGYVGDKILTAAIKVLDGCLRAISGFKGNEDLHFDRIIDTPFTSDCIRSIRISSAPSYGFENSEIAQEQFSQAGCYQWSEAIRKHIVLVLHSGSAVVRSTVVTCFAGITSSVFVSFSQQERDFVTSSIINAALHDKSPSVRSAACRAIGVVSCFPETSLSIGIYEKFILAVEANTRDPLISVRVTASWALANVCEALRYRVNYTSVEVGSNTTSQVVDSLIEYALRLTEDGDKVKANAVRALGSISKYVKLRCMTSNAVDSSWLERTVQAFLSCVTTGNVKVQWNVCHALSNLFSNETVKLQDMDWTPSVFSILLLLLRDASNFKIRIQAAAALAVPVTPLAYGRSFPDVVKGVWHTLQNLNSDRETTPTNFKYKKSLENQLTSTMLHLLSLVSSGRCEALTDFLLKKASLLEEWLRGLCVTLKEEDNASGSGSTSTSGEKQKKELISRAIRSLARSLEAGHNPEMALKLQELDSNVN is encoded by the exons ATGTTCACGGCGGGAAAGTGGAGGACAGCGTTTCTCTCTCTCAGGGACGAAATCTCAACCACTCCACAGCCACCTGTTCCTCAGTTGCTTCAGGATCTAATCTTCTCTCACTCCGATTCCCTTCTCTCCGCCGTCTCTCTCCTCCCACCGCACGAGCTCACTTCTGACTGCTTGTTCCTTCTCGATTTGGTTTCCAAAGCTGATGGTCCCGTCTGGATCCCTGTCTCTCTTCATACTTTCCAGCTG ATACACGATGTTTGTGCTCGTGTACTTCTGCAACAAAACTCATCGTCGTGGCCGCTCCTTCTTCACTCTTTTGCTAGTGTCTTGGAGTTTCTTCTGCGCCAACCAATGCCTTCACCCTCTTCCACTGCATATTACTCCAGAATCGAACCTGTGATCCAATCTTTCGAGACTCTAAG ACGTTTGGCCGCTCTGTACCAGAGAAATAGCTCCCATCCGGAGAATATTCACCTTGTCAAGTTTGTCCTGCGCATTATTCCGTTCCTACACCATGATTTAGTTGCATCTTATGGTTGCTCAAATCAAGACCCTGCTGGGAAGAAATTGCTGAGTCTATGGGATGCCATGGCTCTTGCCTTTGACATGTTTGGTGGGGCCTTTTCTGTGTCTGGGTCTTTGTTTCCTAATGACGTCTGCCAATCCACGCTGGAG GTTCTAAGGAAAGTAATGGACGTCTTAGCATCCAAGGGCCAGCTTGTCGAAGATCGATCTATGTGGCG CTTCTATTCATGCCTTCTTGACTGTGTGCACGTGGTCCTTACAAATATCAAATGTCCGGTTTCTGATCAT GTCTCAAGTTTCATAGCAGCATTGAGaatgtttttcggttttggacTTAATGGCCCACCTCAGTTCTCTCATCCTGATGTTGTTCGCAAGGATAATCAGTTAAATGTCAAGCTTTCCCCATTGAGATCTGGAGTAAGTAAGAACGCCAATGATACTCCTTATAGGCCACCCCACTTGCGCAAGAGGGATGATTTGAATTCTAAGCTTCCAGAGTCTTGCGACTGGCGACGCCTGTCTGCTCAGGATTCTGCTAGTTCTGATGTTATATTATCAGATTCTGATTTTAGTGACAGTGACGGATCCATTAGGGATTCTTATGGCGCCCAAAGCTCTAAGGTCAGGATAGCTGCGATTGTTTGCATACAG GATCTTTGCCAAGCTGATTCAAAGTCATTTACCACTCAGTGGATGACACTCGTGCCAACCAATGATGTACTAAAGCCAAG GAAGCTTGAAGCTACTCTTATGACCTGCTTGCTTTTTGATCCTCATTTGAAG GTAAGGATAGCATCTGCGTCAGCTCTTTCCACCATGATGGATGGGGCTTCATCTATTTTCCTTCAAGTAGCAGAGTACAAGGAATCCTCTAAGTATGGATCGTTCACGCCCCTCTCAAATTCCCTTGGTCTGGTATTAATGCAACTCCACACAG GCATTCTACATTTGATTCACCGTGATAACCATGGTAGATTGTTGATTCAGCTGTTCAAGTTTCTCTTGCTGCTGATATCGAGCACACC TTACTCGAGAATGCCAGGAGAATTGCTGCCAAAAGTTATAATGTCTCTGCACGCTAGGATTAATGAGGGATTTCCCTTCAAAAATGATCAAACTGGTCTCCTG GTTGCCGCAATAGGATGCCTGACAGCTGCATTCTCTACCTTTCCTCCTCAGATGAATGTACATAGTATGCTTTTGGATGAGGCATCAGCAG GATTCGACGGAAGTGAAAGGAAGTCAGGagttatttttactttatttcgTTTTGCTGAGCAATATTCTGATGCATCTACATGCATTGAGGCTCTTCAG GTCCTCCGAGCTATGGCTCTCAATTACCCAACAATAGTGTCAGCGTGTTGGGAACGGGTCTCTGTCCTCGTGTATAAACTTTTGCagtttgctgttgttgaagatCCTGCAAAGACATGGAAGGCTTCAGTTAAAGAGCCTGTTGGATATGTTGGGGATAAAATTCTCACAGCTGCTATTAAG GTTTTGGATGGATGCCTTCGCGCAATATCTGGATTTAAGGGAAATGAGGATCTTCATTTTGATAGAATAATTGATACACCTTTTACATCTGACTGCATAAGGTCGATAAGAATTTCATCTGCACCATCATATGGATTTGAGAATTCCGAAATTGCTCAAGAGCAATTCTCTCAGGCAGGATGTTACCAATGGTCTGAGGCTATTCGTAAACATATTGTTCTGGTGTTACACAGTGGTTCTGCGGTG GTGAGGAGCACTGTGGTCACTTGCTTTGCTGGTATTACGTCATCCGTATTTGTCTCTTTCAGTCAGCAGGAAAGGGACTTTGTTACTTCATCAATT ATAAACGCTGCATTGCATGACAAATCACCTTCAGTCAGATCAGCAGCCTGCCGAGCTATTGGTGTAGTTTCATGTTTTCCAGAAACTTCTTTAAG TATTGGGATATATGAAAAGTTTATCCTGGCTGTTGAAGCGAATACCCGCGATCCCTTGATTTCG GTGCGTGTAACAGCATCCTGGGCTTTGGCCAATGTATGCGAAGCTCTACGTTACCGTGTCAATTATACGTCCGTTGAAG TAGGATCAAATACAACTTCACAAGTCGTGGACTCGCTAATAGAATATGCCTTGCGCCTTACTGAGGATGGGGACAAG GTCAAAGCCAATGCAGTTCGAGCACTGGGGAGTATTTCTAAATATGTAAAATTGAGATGCATGACAAGTAATGCGGTAGATTCAAGCTGGTTGGAGAGAACCGTGCAAGCATTTCTTTCCTGTGTTACTACTGGTAATGTTAAG GTTCAATGGAATGTTTGTCATGCCTTAAGCAATTTATTCTCCAACGAGACAGTGAAACTACAAGATATGGATTG gaCTCCAAGTGTTTTTAGCATTCTACTATTGCTGCTTCGTGATGCATCGAACTTTAAGATAAGAATACAAGCTGCTGCCGCTTTAGCTGTTCCTGTAACCCCACTTG CTTATGGGAGATCATTCCCTGATGTTGTCAAAGGTGTGTGGCATACTTTACAGAATCTCAATTCCGACAGAGAGACGACTCCaacaaatttcaaatataaGAAATCACTTGAGAATCAG TTAACCTCGACCATGCTGCATCTCCTTAGCTTAGTTTCAAGCGGTCGTTGTGAAGCGTTGACAGATTTTCTTCTAAAA AAAGCCTCTTTGCTAGAGGAGTGGTTAAGAGGATTGTGTGTGACACTGAAGGAGGAAGACAATGCATCTGGATCAGGCAGCACGAGCACTTCTGGTGAGAAGCAGAAAAAAGAGTTGATCTCTAGAGCTATACGGTCACTTGCCAGAAGCCTAGAGGCTGGACATAACCCGGAAATGGCTCTAAAGTTGCAAGAGTTAGATAGCAACGTGAACTGA